From the genome of Streptococcus lutetiensis, one region includes:
- the dexB gene encoding glucan 1,6-alpha-glucosidase DexB, whose translation MEKHWWHKATIYQIYPKSFKDSNGDGVGDLKGIISKLDYLQKLGITAIWLSPVYQSPMDDNGYDISNYEAIADIFGDMSDMEELLEEAKARGIRIIMDLVVNHTSDEHAWFVEAHENPDSKYRDFYIWRDKPNELDSIFGGSAWEYDGKTGQYYLHFFSKKQPDLNWENPLLRQSVYDMMNRWIDKGISGFRMDVIDMIGKIPDRLISNNGPKLHDYLKEMHQKTLAGKDLLTVGETWGATPEIAKKYSSPAEKELSMVFQFEHIGLQHKPNASKWEYEKELNVPALKAIFNKWQTELELGQGWNSLFWDNHDLPRVLSIWGDTDDYREKSAKALAISLHLMRGTPYIYQGEEIGMTNYPFKDLEEIDDIESLNFAKEALENDKTPEEVMDSIRMIGRDNARTPMQWDNGKNAGFSTADKTWLPVNPNYTEINVQAALDNPDSIFYTYQKLIKLRKENDWLIDADFELLDTEDKVFAYLRKTADETYLVVANLSNQVQAFESNFAYQETIISNTSELTEFENHKLQPWDAFCVKVG comes from the coding sequence ATGGAAAAACATTGGTGGCACAAAGCAACGATTTATCAAATTTATCCAAAATCTTTTAAGGACTCAAACGGTGATGGAGTTGGTGATTTAAAAGGAATTATCAGTAAGCTTGATTACCTGCAAAAGCTCGGAATTACAGCGATCTGGCTCTCTCCAGTTTACCAGTCTCCAATGGATGATAATGGCTATGACATTTCAAATTATGAGGCGATTGCTGATATTTTTGGCGATATGTCTGATATGGAAGAATTGCTAGAAGAGGCAAAAGCGCGTGGTATCCGCATCATTATGGACTTAGTGGTTAATCACACGTCAGATGAGCACGCTTGGTTTGTCGAAGCGCATGAAAATCCTGATAGTAAGTATCGTGATTTTTACATTTGGCGTGATAAACCTAATGAGCTCGATTCTATTTTTGGTGGCTCTGCTTGGGAATATGATGGCAAAACTGGGCAATATTATTTGCACTTTTTCAGCAAGAAACAACCTGATTTGAATTGGGAAAATCCGCTGTTACGCCAGTCTGTTTATGATATGATGAATCGCTGGATTGACAAAGGTATTTCTGGTTTTCGTATGGACGTGATTGACATGATTGGGAAGATTCCTGACCGCTTAATCTCAAATAATGGTCCAAAATTGCACGACTACCTTAAAGAAATGCACCAAAAAACTTTAGCCGGAAAAGATTTGTTAACGGTTGGTGAAACTTGGGGAGCAACTCCGGAAATTGCTAAGAAGTATTCATCGCCAGCTGAGAAAGAATTGTCCATGGTATTTCAATTTGAGCATATCGGTCTTCAACACAAGCCAAACGCTTCAAAATGGGAATACGAAAAAGAGCTAAATGTTCCTGCTCTCAAAGCTATTTTCAACAAATGGCAGACAGAACTGGAGCTTGGTCAAGGCTGGAATTCCCTTTTCTGGGACAATCATGATTTGCCGCGCGTGCTTTCTATCTGGGGTGACACTGACGATTATCGTGAAAAATCAGCCAAGGCGCTAGCCATTTCCTTACACTTGATGCGAGGAACGCCTTACATCTACCAAGGAGAAGAAATCGGCATGACTAACTATCCTTTCAAAGATTTGGAAGAAATTGATGATATCGAGTCACTAAATTTTGCCAAAGAAGCCCTTGAAAATGATAAGACACCAGAAGAAGTCATGGATAGCATTCGCATGATTGGACGTGACAATGCTAGAACACCGATGCAATGGGATAATGGCAAGAATGCAGGATTTTCAACAGCTGATAAAACTTGGTTACCAGTTAATCCCAATTACACAGAAATTAATGTACAAGCAGCTCTAGACAATCCAGATTCTATTTTCTACACTTACCAAAAACTCATCAAACTTCGCAAAGAAAACGATTGGTTGATTGATGCGGATTTTGAACTTTTGGATACAGAAGATAAGGTTTTTGCTTATCTTAGAAAAACAGCAGATGAAACTTATTTAGTAGTCGCAAACTTATCAAATCAAGTACAAGCCTTTGAAAGCAACTTTGCTTACCAAGAAACCATCATCAGCAACACCTCAGAATTAACAGAATTTGAAAACCACAAACTCCAACCATGGGATGCTTTCTGCGTAAAAGTTGGGTAG
- a CDS encoding LacI family DNA-binding transcriptional regulator — MATLKDIAKLANVSSATVSRVLNKDKTLSVGEETRHRILTVAEELGYEKHKRNTNITQERQKIAIVQWYSEQEELNDLYYYSIRIGLEKRAQELGYDVVRYFNNDILTISESVSGIIAIGKFSDQQIHSLENHSKNLVFVDSDTLNAGHPCVTTDFDNAVVKVLDYFMKKGFTKIGIIAGEERTTDQKELIVDQRFRTFKNYAYENNLYNPDYVFVGDFSAPSGYALMKEAIEKLGDDLPQAFFVANDTLAIGALRALQEANIAVPDRVSLISFNDTPLTKQVFPALSSITVYTEEMGRTAVDILNRQLIKRHTVPTMTRLATNLTLRDSTK, encoded by the coding sequence ATGGCTACATTAAAAGATATCGCAAAGCTAGCAAATGTTTCGTCAGCGACCGTCTCACGTGTCCTTAATAAAGATAAAACCCTCTCAGTTGGTGAAGAGACACGTCACCGTATTTTGACAGTTGCTGAAGAATTAGGTTACGAAAAACACAAACGCAACACAAACATCACACAAGAACGTCAAAAGATTGCCATTGTCCAATGGTATAGTGAACAAGAAGAGTTAAACGACCTTTACTATTACAGCATTCGTATTGGTCTTGAAAAACGTGCTCAAGAACTGGGTTATGACGTTGTACGCTATTTTAACAATGACATTCTAACGATTTCAGAAAGTGTTAGCGGGATTATCGCTATTGGTAAATTTTCAGACCAACAAATTCACAGTCTAGAAAACCATTCAAAAAACCTAGTTTTCGTTGATAGTGATACTTTAAATGCTGGTCACCCTTGCGTCACTACGGATTTTGATAACGCCGTTGTCAAGGTTCTCGATTATTTCATGAAAAAAGGATTTACTAAAATCGGGATAATTGCTGGGGAAGAACGTACAACTGACCAAAAAGAACTCATTGTCGACCAACGTTTCCGTACCTTTAAAAACTATGCTTACGAAAATAATCTCTATAACCCTGACTATGTCTTTGTAGGAGATTTTTCTGCCCCATCAGGATACGCTTTGATGAAAGAAGCTATCGAAAAATTGGGCGACGACCTTCCACAAGCTTTCTTTGTTGCAAATGACACTCTAGCCATAGGTGCCCTTCGTGCGCTTCAAGAAGCTAATATTGCTGTTCCTGACCGCGTCAGCCTCATTTCTTTCAATGACACACCTCTAACGAAGCAGGTCTTTCCTGCTCTATCCAGTATCACAGTCTATACTGAAGAAATGGGACGCACAGCTGTTGATATCTTAAATCGCCAACTTATCAAACGCCACACCGTCCCAACAATGACAAGACTAGCTACCAACTTGACTTTACGTGATAGCACAAAATAA
- a CDS encoding galactokinase, translated as MNTKELNQAFINVFGTEADATFFSPGRINLIGEHTDYNGGHVFPAAITLGTYGAARKRDDKVLRFYSANFDDLGIIEVSLDNLTFDKKDSWTNYPKGVIKFLQEAGHKIDSGFELYVNGNIPNGSGLSSSASLELLVGIVAEELFDLEVERLDLVKIGKQTENEFIGVNSGIMDQFAIGMGVDKQAIYLDTNTLEYELVPLDLGDNVIVIMNTNKRRELADSKYNERRAECEKAVEELNQMLDIKTLGELDLQSFDEYSYLIKDENRLKRARHAVWENQRTLQAKEALMAGELEKFGRLVNASHVSLEHDYEVTGIELDTLAHTAWQQEGVLGARMTGAGFGGCGIAIVAKDKVDEFTKNVGQVYTETVGYAPAFYIAEIAGGSRVLSRK; from the coding sequence ATGAATACGAAAGAACTTAATCAAGCTTTTATTAACGTTTTTGGAACAGAAGCCGATGCTACATTTTTCTCACCAGGTCGTATTAATCTAATTGGTGAACACACTGACTACAACGGTGGTCACGTATTCCCTGCAGCTATCACTCTTGGAACATACGGGGCAGCTCGTAAACGTGATGATAAAGTTTTACGTTTTTATTCAGCTAACTTTGATGATTTAGGTATTATTGAAGTGTCACTTGATAATCTTACTTTTGATAAGAAAGATAGCTGGACAAATTATCCAAAAGGTGTCATTAAATTCTTGCAAGAAGCTGGTCACAAAATTGATAGTGGTTTTGAACTTTACGTCAACGGTAATATTCCAAATGGTTCTGGCTTGTCATCATCAGCCTCACTAGAACTTTTGGTCGGTATCGTAGCCGAAGAATTATTTGACCTTGAAGTTGAACGTTTAGACTTAGTAAAAATTGGTAAACAAACAGAAAATGAATTTATCGGAGTAAATTCTGGTATCATGGACCAATTTGCCATCGGTATGGGTGTTGACAAACAAGCTATCTACCTTGATACAAATACATTAGAATATGAACTTGTTCCACTTGATCTTGGTGACAATGTCATTGTCATCATGAATACTAATAAACGTCGTGAGCTTGCTGATTCAAAATATAACGAACGTCGTGCAGAATGTGAAAAAGCAGTAGAAGAACTTAACCAAATGCTTGATATCAAGACATTGGGTGAACTTGATTTGCAAAGTTTTGACGAATATAGCTATCTTATTAAAGATGAAAATCGTCTCAAACGTGCCCGCCATGCTGTCTGGGAAAATCAACGTACCCTTCAAGCCAAAGAAGCTTTGATGGCTGGTGAACTTGAAAAATTTGGTCGTTTGGTGAATGCCTCACATGTCTCACTTGAGCATGATTATGAGGTAACAGGTATCGAACTTGATACCCTTGCTCACACTGCTTGGCAACAAGAAGGAGTTCTCGGAGCTCGTATGACAGGAGCGGGATTCGGTGGCTGCGGTATTGCCATTGTTGCTAAAGATAAAGTTGATGAATTTACTAAAAACGTTGGGCAAGTTTACACTGAAACAGTTGGTTATGCGCCAGCTTTCTACATTGCTGAAATCGCTGGTGGTTCACGTGTCTTATCTAGAAAATAA
- the galT gene encoding UDP-glucose--hexose-1-phosphate uridylyltransferase has translation MKLLDTFVAKVIEASDYTEDDMFYLRNRVLALVGEDGAEQETQETDLIALKEELVDLAVKNGKVGELMAEKDCLGAELMNFITPIPSQVNRRFWDTYAKSPQQAVADFYDLSKRNDYIKIAAIAKNIAFTTPSQYGDIQITINLSKPEKDPKAIAAAKLTKASSYPKCQLCMENEGYQGRINHPARANHRIIRLNLGDEKWGFQYSPYAYFNEHCIILNTEHVPMVISKNTFAQLLDIVDIFPGYFAGSNSDLPIVGGSILTHNHYQGGRHVFPMEIAELDNEFHFKGYSDVTAGIVKWPMSVLRLRSQNKARLVELAEKIRLAWRDYSDESIDVLAYTGDTPHHTVTPIARKRDGQFELDIVLRDNHTTAEFPDGVYHPHADVQHIKKENIGLIEVMGLAILPPRLKDELLEVEKYLLNQYNEIADYHKDWADEIKKRTDITADTVHNIVQEEVGHVFVRVLEDAGVYKRDEKGQKSFMRFVNSIGLE, from the coding sequence ATGAAACTTTTAGATACTTTTGTCGCTAAGGTAATTGAAGCAAGCGACTATACAGAAGATGATATGTTTTACTTGCGTAACCGTGTCCTAGCCCTTGTGGGTGAGGATGGAGCAGAGCAAGAAACGCAAGAAACAGATTTAATTGCTCTCAAAGAAGAGTTGGTTGACTTAGCTGTAAAAAATGGCAAAGTTGGCGAATTAATGGCAGAAAAAGATTGCTTGGGTGCTGAATTGATGAACTTCATCACCCCAATCCCGAGTCAGGTGAATCGTCGTTTCTGGGACACTTATGCTAAATCTCCTCAACAAGCTGTCGCAGATTTTTATGACCTAAGCAAACGTAATGACTACATTAAAATCGCTGCAATTGCCAAAAATATTGCCTTTACGACGCCGTCACAATACGGTGATATTCAGATTACGATTAATTTATCAAAACCTGAAAAAGACCCTAAAGCAATTGCTGCTGCTAAGTTAACCAAGGCATCTTCTTATCCAAAATGTCAGTTATGTATGGAAAATGAAGGCTATCAAGGTCGAATTAATCACCCAGCGCGTGCTAATCACCGCATCATTCGCTTGAATCTTGGCGATGAAAAATGGGGCTTCCAATACTCACCATATGCCTATTTTAATGAACATTGCATTATCCTAAATACTGAGCATGTGCCGATGGTTATCAGTAAAAATACTTTTGCGCAGTTGCTTGATATTGTCGATATTTTCCCAGGTTACTTTGCTGGGTCAAATTCAGACTTGCCAATCGTCGGTGGGTCAATCTTGACACACAATCACTATCAAGGTGGTCGTCATGTCTTTCCAATGGAAATAGCCGAGCTGGACAATGAATTTCATTTTAAAGGTTATTCTGATGTGACAGCAGGTATTGTCAAATGGCCAATGTCAGTGCTTCGTTTACGTAGTCAAAACAAGGCACGCTTGGTTGAGTTGGCTGAAAAAATTCGTTTGGCATGGCGCGATTATTCTGACGAAAGTATTGATGTATTAGCTTATACAGGCGACACACCACATCACACAGTTACTCCAATTGCACGCAAACGTGATGGTCAATTTGAACTGGATATCGTTCTTCGAGACAATCACACGACAGCTGAATTTCCAGACGGTGTTTATCATCCACATGCTGATGTGCAACACATTAAAAAGGAAAATATTGGACTTATCGAAGTTATGGGGTTAGCTATTTTACCGCCACGTCTGAAAGATGAACTGCTAGAAGTTGAAAAATATCTTTTGAACCAGTATAATGAAATCGCTGACTATCATAAAGATTGGGCAGATGAGATTAAAAAACGTACGGATATTACGGCTGATACAGTGCATAATATTGTACAAGAAGAAGTTGGACACGTTTTTGTTCGTGTTCTAGAAGATGCCGGTGTTTACAAACGTGATGAAAAAGGTCAAAAATCCTTTATGCGTTTTGTAAATAGCATTGGGTTAGAATAG
- the galE gene encoding UDP-glucose 4-epimerase GalE, giving the protein MSILVLGGAGYIGSHMVDRLIEKGEEKVVVVDSLVTGHRAAVHPDAKFYQGDLADQDFMRKVFTENPDVDAVIHFAAYSLVAESMEKPLKYFDNNTAGMIKLLEVMNEFGVKYIVFSSTAATYGIPDELPIKETTPQRPINPYGESKLMMETIMRWADQAYGIKFVPLRYFNVAGAKPDGSIGEDHGPETHLLPIILQVAQGVREKIMIFGNDYNTPDGTNVRDYVHPFDLADAHLLAVKYLREGNQSTAFNLGSSTGFSNLQILEAARKVTGKEIPAELADRRLGDPDTLIASSDKAREVLGWKPQFDDIEKIIASAWAWHSSHPNGYNDC; this is encoded by the coding sequence ATGTCAATTTTGGTGCTTGGTGGAGCTGGCTACATCGGCTCTCACATGGTTGATCGTTTAATTGAAAAAGGTGAAGAAAAAGTTGTTGTTGTCGATAGTTTGGTGACAGGACACCGTGCAGCGGTTCATCCTGACGCAAAATTCTATCAAGGAGATCTTGCTGATCAAGATTTCATGCGTAAGGTTTTCACAGAAAATCCTGATGTGGATGCTGTCATTCACTTTGCAGCTTATTCATTGGTTGCAGAATCAATGGAAAAACCATTGAAATACTTTGATAACAACACTGCTGGCATGATTAAATTGCTTGAAGTGATGAATGAATTTGGTGTTAAATACATTGTTTTCTCATCAACAGCAGCAACTTATGGTATTCCAGATGAGCTTCCAATCAAAGAAACAACACCACAACGCCCAATCAATCCATACGGTGAAAGTAAACTCATGATGGAAACTATTATGAGATGGGCTGACCAAGCTTATGGCATTAAGTTTGTCCCACTTCGTTATTTCAATGTTGCTGGTGCTAAACCAGATGGTTCTATCGGTGAAGACCATGGACCAGAAACACACTTGTTGCCAATTATTTTGCAAGTAGCACAAGGTGTTCGTGAAAAAATCATGATTTTTGGTAATGATTACAACACACCGGATGGTACAAATGTGCGTGACTACGTTCACCCATTTGACTTGGCAGATGCTCATTTACTTGCTGTAAAATATCTTCGCGAAGGTAATCAATCAACAGCCTTTAACCTAGGTTCTTCAACTGGTTTTTCAAACCTTCAAATCCTTGAAGCAGCTCGTAAAGTAACTGGTAAAGAAATTCCAGCTGAACTTGCAGACCGTCGCCTTGGTGACCCAGATACGCTTATCGCATCATCAGATAAAGCGCGTGAAGTCCTTGGTTGGAAACCTCAATTTGACGATATTGAAAAAATCATTGCATCTGCTTGGGCATGGCACTCAAGCCATCCAAATGGATACAACGACTGTTAA
- a CDS encoding GNAT family N-acetyltransferase: protein MLTVYADEPDEAEVAILVHPNYRRLGYAKELFHVFRETMKEYHLNFTVMSERAFLAKQPDMLANLDMTLEDDFEYWLSRQRKAYLLEKRDDLLVTKASREHFEAIADFQAKAFDESYDVTLCYAKEALVDETGKLYIVMKDEKVVASCTVDFSTTYNYLYGLVVSEGYRGQGIGTYFMKVLVNDLLAENDKAFQIAVESDNLAAKRLYENLGFEERT, encoded by the coding sequence GTGTTGACAGTCTATGCTGATGAGCCAGACGAGGCAGAAGTTGCTATTTTGGTTCACCCAAATTATCGACGCTTAGGGTACGCTAAAGAATTGTTTCATGTTTTCCGTGAAACCATGAAAGAGTACCACCTGAATTTTACGGTAATGTCGGAGCGAGCTTTCTTAGCAAAACAGCCAGATATGCTGGCTAATCTTGACATGACTTTAGAAGATGATTTTGAGTATTGGCTTAGTCGACAACGAAAGGCCTATTTGCTTGAAAAGCGTGATGACTTGTTGGTTACCAAAGCTAGTAGAGAACACTTTGAAGCTATTGCAGACTTTCAAGCGAAAGCTTTCGATGAATCTTATGATGTTACCTTATGTTACGCCAAAGAGGCTTTGGTTGATGAAACTGGAAAACTTTATATCGTGATGAAAGACGAGAAAGTTGTTGCTTCTTGCACGGTGGATTTTAGCACGACTTATAATTACCTTTATGGTTTAGTAGTTTCTGAAGGATATCGCGGCCAAGGGATTGGAACTTATTTTATGAAAGTGCTTGTCAATGACTTGTTAGCTGAAAACGATAAGGCTTTTCAAATTGCAGTTGAATCAGATAATTTAGCTGCTAAACGTCTTTATGAAAACTTAGGTTTTGAAGAACGGACGTAG
- the yajC gene encoding preprotein translocase subunit YajC, producing MPTVIMLLVMVGLIWFMQRSQKKQAQARQDQLKALQKGDEIVTIGGLYGVVDEVDTANQKMVLDIDGVYLTFELGALKRVVNRAEQEVVEEVVEETTEAAQDTAVESED from the coding sequence ATGCCAACAGTTATTATGTTGCTCGTTATGGTTGGTTTGATTTGGTTCATGCAACGTTCTCAAAAGAAACAAGCACAAGCCCGTCAAGATCAACTTAAAGCATTGCAAAAAGGTGATGAAATCGTAACAATCGGTGGTCTTTACGGTGTTGTTGATGAAGTTGACACTGCTAACCAAAAAATGGTTTTGGATATCGATGGTGTTTATCTAACATTTGAACTTGGTGCTTTAAAACGTGTTGTTAACAGAGCTGAACAAGAGGTTGTTGAAGAAGTAGTTGAAGAAACAACTGAAGCAGCTCAAGATACTGCCGTTGAAAGTGAAGACTAA
- a CDS encoding isoprenyl transferase: MFKFNFRKKKEAVSLDKIPNHIGIIMDGNGRWAKKRMQPRVMGHKAGMDALQDVTIASSELGVKVLTVYAFSTENWSRPEDEVKFIMNLPVEFFDKYVPELDANNVKVQVIGETNCLPKATFDAMKRACEQTKHNSGLILNFALNYGGRSEITEAVKNIAQEVLEAKISPDDITEDVISNHLMTNHLPYLYRDPDLIIRTSGELRLSNFLPWQSAYSEFYFTPVLWPDFKKDELIKAIAEYNQRHRRFGGI; encoded by the coding sequence ATGTTTAAATTTAATTTTAGAAAAAAGAAAGAGGCTGTAAGCCTTGACAAAATTCCAAATCATATTGGAATTATTATGGACGGAAACGGTCGTTGGGCTAAGAAACGCATGCAACCACGTGTCATGGGACACAAGGCTGGTATGGATGCTTTGCAGGATGTGACGATTGCTAGCTCAGAACTTGGTGTAAAAGTTTTGACAGTCTACGCTTTCTCAACAGAAAACTGGTCACGACCCGAGGACGAAGTCAAATTCATTATGAACTTACCCGTTGAGTTCTTCGATAAATATGTCCCTGAATTGGACGCTAATAATGTCAAAGTTCAAGTTATTGGTGAGACAAATTGTTTGCCAAAAGCAACTTTTGATGCGATGAAACGTGCTTGCGAACAAACGAAGCACAATTCTGGTCTTATTTTGAATTTTGCGCTTAACTATGGCGGCCGTTCAGAAATTACAGAAGCGGTTAAAAATATTGCCCAAGAAGTGCTTGAAGCAAAAATCAGCCCAGATGATATTACAGAAGATGTGATTTCGAATCATTTGATGACGAATCACTTGCCGTACTTGTATCGTGATCCGGATCTGATTATTCGAACAAGTGGTGAACTTCGTCTTAGTAATTTTCTACCATGGCAATCAGCATATAGTGAATTTTACTTCACACCTGTTTTATGGCCTGATTTCAAAAAAGACGAGTTGATTAAGGCGATTGCTGAGTACAATCAACGCCATCGCCGTTTTGGTGGAATCTAG
- a CDS encoding phosphatidate cytidylyltransferase — protein MKQRVIWGAIALLIMLPFLLHGGLSFQVFVGFLAMVGVAEMLRMKHLEFFSIEGVLSMLGAFVLTVPLDNYFTSLPIDSNFAVYGLLVFLLLAGTVINCDDYSFDDVSYPIAASLYVGIGFQNLVNARMGGLDKVLFALFIVWATDIGAYMIGRRFGQRKLMPKVSPNKTIEGSLGGIACAVVVSFIFMLIDKAVYAPHNLFVMLICVILFSIFGQFGDLVESAIKRHFGVKDSGKLIPGHGGILDRFDSMIFVFPIMHLFGLF, from the coding sequence ATGAAACAACGTGTGATTTGGGGAGCGATTGCCCTATTGATTATGCTGCCGTTTCTATTGCATGGAGGCCTATCGTTTCAAGTCTTTGTAGGCTTTTTAGCAATGGTTGGTGTGGCAGAAATGTTACGTATGAAACATCTTGAATTTTTCTCAATTGAAGGTGTTTTGTCAATGCTTGGTGCCTTTGTTTTGACAGTGCCTTTGGATAACTACTTTACATCACTACCGATAGATTCTAACTTTGCCGTCTATGGGTTGTTGGTTTTCTTGCTTTTGGCAGGAACAGTTATCAATTGTGATGATTATTCATTCGATGATGTCTCTTATCCGATTGCAGCTAGCCTTTATGTGGGAATTGGTTTCCAAAACTTGGTCAATGCTCGTATGGGTGGCTTAGATAAAGTGCTCTTTGCTTTATTTATTGTATGGGCAACTGATATCGGTGCTTATATGATTGGTCGTCGTTTTGGTCAACGTAAATTGATGCCGAAAGTTTCTCCAAATAAAACTATCGAAGGTAGTCTTGGCGGGATTGCTTGCGCTGTTGTCGTTTCATTTATCTTTATGTTGATTGATAAAGCTGTTTACGCTCCGCACAATCTCTTTGTTATGTTAATTTGCGTTATTTTGTTTAGTATTTTTGGTCAATTCGGTGATTTGGTTGAAAGTGCGATTAAACGTCATTTTGGCGTTAAAGATTCTGGAAAACTTATCCCTGGTCATGGTGGTATCCTAGACCGCTTTGATTCAATGATTTTTGTTTTCCCAATTATGCATCTATTTGGTCTTTTTTAA
- the rseP gene encoding RIP metalloprotease RseP, which translates to MLGIITFIIVFGILVIVHEFGHLYFAKKAGILVREFSIGMGPKIFSHFDKEGTAYTFRILPLGGYVRMAGWGDDTTEIKTGTPASLSLNKDGLVTRINLSHKQLDNTALPMNVTSYDLEDKLEITGLVLDEQKTYTVHHDATIVEEDGTEIRIAPLDVQYQNATVWGRLMTNFAGPMNNFILGTLAFILLVFMQGGVPNPSTNAVRVTDGGAMQAAGVKDGDKVLAVGDYKVSNWSELTEAVAKSTKGISKDTTIPVTVKDASGKTKTLDIKPVKNHGSYLIGVSSALKTGFWDKITGGFQMSWQSAMLILNALKGIVSNFSLDKLGGPVAMYQASSQAASYGLTSVINLLALLSINLGIVNLIPIPALDGGKILMNLIEIVRRKPLKQETETYVTLVGVVIMIILMIAVTWNDIMRVFF; encoded by the coding sequence ATGCTCGGAATTATAACGTTTATTATTGTTTTTGGGATCTTAGTTATTGTCCACGAATTTGGTCACCTATATTTTGCTAAAAAAGCAGGTATCTTAGTGAGAGAATTTTCTATCGGGATGGGCCCGAAAATCTTTTCTCATTTTGATAAGGAAGGGACAGCTTATACGTTTCGTATTCTTCCTTTAGGTGGTTATGTCCGTATGGCAGGCTGGGGTGATGATACCACTGAAATCAAGACGGGTACACCAGCTAGCCTGAGTTTGAACAAAGACGGACTTGTGACACGTATTAATTTGTCACACAAACAGTTGGATAATACAGCTCTTCCTATGAATGTGACTTCTTATGATTTGGAAGATAAATTAGAAATCACAGGATTGGTTTTAGATGAGCAAAAGACATACACTGTTCATCACGATGCCACAATCGTTGAAGAAGATGGCACAGAGATTCGCATTGCGCCCCTTGATGTGCAGTATCAAAATGCTACTGTCTGGGGACGTTTGATGACAAACTTTGCTGGTCCGATGAATAATTTTATTCTAGGAACGCTAGCTTTCATCTTACTTGTCTTTATGCAAGGTGGAGTCCCGAATCCCTCGACAAATGCTGTGCGAGTGACTGACGGTGGTGCCATGCAAGCTGCAGGTGTCAAAGATGGTGACAAGGTATTGGCAGTCGGTGATTACAAAGTCTCAAATTGGTCTGAATTGACTGAGGCTGTTGCCAAATCGACAAAAGGTATTTCAAAAGATACCACGATTCCTGTTACCGTAAAAGATGCTTCTGGAAAAACAAAGACTCTTGATATTAAGCCAGTCAAAAATCATGGTAGCTATCTTATCGGAGTTTCTTCAGCTTTGAAAACAGGTTTCTGGGACAAGATTACTGGTGGCTTCCAAATGTCTTGGCAAAGTGCCATGTTAATTTTAAATGCTTTAAAAGGTATTGTGTCAAATTTCAGCTTGGATAAACTTGGTGGTCCCGTAGCTATGTATCAGGCGTCAAGTCAAGCAGCTTCCTATGGATTGACATCAGTGATTAATCTGTTAGCTCTCTTGTCAATTAACCTTGGAATTGTTAACCTTATCCCGATTCCAGCTTTGGATGGTGGGAAAATCTTGATGAATCTTATCGAGATTGTTCGTCGTAAACCACTCAAACAAGAAACAGAAACTTATGTCACTCTAGTTGGTGTAGTCATCATGATTATCTTGATGATTGCCGTTACTTGGAATGATATTATGCGAGTTTTCTTCTAA